The following are from one region of the Hymenobacter radiodurans genome:
- a CDS encoding DUF4142 domain-containing protein gives MASARFLLLGCCIAFGACSPDASQKDPVAEARFQNEKRIKEAAVTERQERDADFMVNAASSGLLELEMSKLAQQKSTTPAVRNLAQSLVQQHGQVSTALRNLAQQKNLMLPSGLGSDQQKQYAELSALTGTPFDKRYVEMLVEAHKQDVDAFEDMSKDAYDGDIRGFAAKFLPTLEKHLDEVGVVEDQLENLP, from the coding sequence ATGGCTTCTGCCCGTTTTCTGCTCTTAGGATGCTGCATTGCCTTTGGTGCGTGCTCACCAGATGCCAGCCAAAAAGATCCGGTAGCGGAAGCCAGGTTTCAGAACGAAAAGCGCATCAAGGAAGCTGCCGTGACGGAGCGCCAGGAACGCGACGCGGATTTTATGGTAAACGCAGCCAGCAGTGGGTTGCTGGAACTGGAAATGAGCAAGCTGGCCCAGCAAAAATCTACTACTCCCGCGGTTCGCAACTTAGCCCAGAGTCTGGTGCAACAGCATGGGCAAGTGAGCACGGCGCTCCGAAACCTGGCGCAACAGAAAAACCTGATGCTGCCCAGCGGCCTTGGCAGCGATCAGCAAAAACAGTACGCCGAATTAAGCGCCCTGACCGGCACACCGTTCGATAAGCGATATGTGGAAATGCTGGTGGAGGCTCACAAACAGGACGTAGATGCGTTCGAGGATATGAGCAAGGACGCTTACGACGGCGACATTCGCGGCTTTGCCGCCAAATTTTTACCCACACTCGAGAAACACCTAGATGAGGTGGGCGTCGTGGAAGACCAACTCGAAAACTTGCCTTAA